The Streptomyces sp. P9-A4 genome contains a region encoding:
- a CDS encoding aliphatic sulfonate ABC transporter substrate-binding protein codes for MPATTRTTLRRGLAAAAALPLLIGALASCGYGSEAKNDEKKVAAEGEKLSADTVRLGYFPNLTHATALVGDQEGLLQKELGGTKLVPTTFNAGPSEIEALNAGSIDIGFIGPSPSINGYVKTKGTNLRIVGGSASGGVKLVVNPAKIKTPDDLKGKRIATPQLGNTQDVAFLNWISEKGWKVDAQSGKGDVSVVRTDNKVTPNAYASGAIDGAWVPEPTASKLVADGAKVLLDESDLWPGKKFVITNIIVSQKFLSAHPDVVEAFLRGAVKTNEWINANPDKAKASANAKLKDLSGKALGTKVIDAAWPSIQFTDDPLAATLQAQADHAVKAGLLEKPELGGIYDLEPLNKVLKAAGRPEVSDAGLGVK; via the coding sequence GTGCCTGCCACCACCCGTACCACCCTGCGCCGCGGCCTCGCCGCCGCCGCCGCTCTGCCACTGCTGATCGGCGCGCTCGCCTCATGCGGCTACGGCTCCGAGGCCAAGAACGACGAGAAGAAGGTGGCCGCCGAGGGCGAGAAGCTCTCCGCCGACACCGTACGGCTCGGGTACTTCCCCAACCTCACGCACGCCACCGCGCTGGTGGGCGACCAGGAGGGCCTCCTCCAGAAGGAGCTGGGCGGCACCAAGCTGGTGCCCACCACCTTCAACGCCGGCCCCTCCGAGATCGAGGCGCTCAACGCCGGCTCGATCGACATCGGCTTCATCGGCCCCTCGCCGTCCATCAACGGCTACGTGAAGACCAAGGGCACCAACCTGCGGATCGTCGGCGGCTCCGCCTCCGGCGGTGTGAAGCTCGTGGTGAACCCGGCGAAGATCAAGACTCCGGACGACCTCAAGGGCAAGCGGATCGCCACCCCGCAGCTCGGCAACACGCAGGACGTGGCCTTCCTCAACTGGATCTCCGAGAAGGGCTGGAAGGTCGACGCCCAGAGCGGCAAGGGCGACGTCTCGGTGGTCCGCACGGACAACAAGGTCACCCCGAACGCCTACGCCTCCGGCGCCATCGACGGCGCCTGGGTGCCGGAGCCGACCGCGTCGAAGCTGGTCGCCGACGGGGCGAAGGTGCTCCTCGACGAGTCCGACCTGTGGCCCGGCAAGAAGTTCGTGATCACGAACATCATCGTGTCGCAGAAGTTCCTCAGCGCCCACCCGGACGTCGTCGAGGCCTTCCTGCGCGGCGCGGTGAAGACCAACGAGTGGATCAACGCCAACCCGGACAAGGCGAAGGCCTCGGCCAACGCCAAGCTCAAGGACCTCTCGGGCAAGGCGCTGGGCACGAAGGTCATCGACGCCGCGTGGCCGTCCATCCAGTTCACCGACGACCCGCTGGCCGCCACGCTCCAGGCGCAGGCCGACCACGCGGTGAAGGCCGGTCTTCTGGAGAAGCCCGAACTGGGCGGCATCTACGACCTCGAGCCGCTCAACAAGGTTCTGAAGGCCGCGGGGCGGCCCGAGGTCTCCGACGCCGGTCTCGGCGTGAAGTAG